A stretch of Myceligenerans xiligouense DNA encodes these proteins:
- the ftsZ gene encoding cell division protein FtsZ, which yields MATPQNYLAVIKVVGIGGGGVNAVNRMIEVGLKGVEFIAINTDAQALLMSDADVKLDVGRELTRGLGAGADPEVGKKAAEDHAEEIEDVLRGADMVFVTAGEGGGTGTGGAPVVARIARSLGALTVGVVTRPFTFEGRRRAVQADQGIENLRDEVDTLIVIPNDRLLSMSDRNVSAISAFHSADQVLHSGVQGITDLITTPGLINLDFADVKSVMQGAGSALMGIGSARGEDRAVQAAELAISSPLLEASIDGAHGVLLSIQGGSDLGLFEVHEAARLVQEAAHPEANIIFGTVIDDALGDEVRVTVIAAGFDGGVPQQRKDSGALGTVAGGRSSAPATAQVPAVSSDAARRAPDPVPAPPGDARPVSFPPAAVTALPRVVTDDGGDDVPESLDEPAVVVSPAFDRRDAEGAPGNGARVEVPPLFDEASRRPVDELDVPDFLK from the coding sequence GTGGCAACTCCGCAGAACTACCTGGCAGTGATCAAGGTGGTCGGCATCGGTGGCGGTGGTGTGAACGCCGTCAACCGCATGATCGAGGTCGGCCTCAAGGGTGTCGAATTCATCGCGATCAACACCGACGCGCAGGCGCTCCTCATGTCGGACGCCGACGTCAAGCTCGACGTCGGGCGCGAGCTCACTCGTGGCCTGGGCGCCGGGGCCGACCCCGAGGTCGGCAAGAAGGCGGCCGAGGACCACGCCGAGGAGATCGAGGACGTGCTGCGTGGCGCGGACATGGTCTTCGTCACCGCGGGCGAGGGCGGCGGCACGGGGACCGGCGGAGCGCCCGTGGTGGCGCGCATCGCGCGGTCGCTCGGTGCGCTGACCGTCGGCGTCGTGACCCGCCCGTTCACGTTCGAGGGCCGTCGCCGCGCCGTCCAGGCCGATCAGGGCATCGAGAATCTCCGCGACGAGGTGGACACGCTGATCGTCATCCCGAACGACCGGCTGCTGTCGATGTCGGACCGCAACGTGTCCGCGATCTCCGCCTTCCACTCGGCCGACCAGGTACTGCACTCCGGTGTCCAGGGCATCACCGACCTCATCACCACGCCCGGCCTGATCAACCTCGACTTCGCCGACGTCAAGTCCGTGATGCAGGGCGCCGGGTCGGCCCTGATGGGCATCGGCTCGGCCCGTGGTGAGGACCGCGCCGTCCAGGCCGCCGAGCTGGCGATCTCCTCGCCGCTCCTGGAGGCCTCGATCGACGGCGCCCACGGGGTGCTGCTCTCGATCCAGGGCGGCAGCGACCTCGGGCTGTTCGAGGTGCACGAGGCCGCGCGCCTGGTGCAGGAGGCCGCGCACCCGGAGGCGAACATCATCTTCGGCACGGTCATCGACGACGCCCTGGGCGACGAGGTGCGCGTCACCGTCATCGCCGCCGGGTTCGACGGCGGCGTCCCGCAGCAGCGCAAGGATTCCGGTGCGCTCGGCACGGTGGCGGGCGGGCGCTCGTCCGCCCCGGCCACCGCTCAGGTGCCGGCGGTCTCGTCGGACGCCGCGCGCCGGGCGCCGGACCCGGTGCCGGCGCCCCCGGGCGACGCCCGTCCCGTGTCCTTCCCGCCCGCCGCGGTGACCGCGCTGCCGCGCGTCGTGACCGACGACGGCGGGGACGACGTGCCGGAGAGCCTCGACGAGCCCGCGGTGGTGGTCTCGCCCGCGTTCGACCGCCGGGACGCCGAGGGCGCCCCGGGCAACGGCGCGCGCGTGGAGGTGCCGCCGCTGTTCGACGAGGCGTCGCGCCGGCCGGTCGACGAGCTCGATGTGCCCGATTTCCTGAAGTGA
- a CDS encoding YggT family protein produces the protein MALFWGIIDFALFAFLLLLIGRLIFDWVQYFARDWRPSGVVLVIAEAIYTVTDPPLRVLRRIIPPLRLGSVQLDLAFMALFFLVVIARSIVGSLAFAAA, from the coding sequence GTGGCTCTGTTCTGGGGAATCATCGACTTCGCGTTGTTCGCGTTCCTGCTCCTCCTCATCGGCCGGCTGATCTTCGACTGGGTGCAGTACTTCGCCCGGGACTGGAGGCCGTCCGGCGTCGTCCTCGTGATCGCCGAGGCGATCTACACGGTGACCGACCCGCCCCTGCGGGTGCTGCGGCGGATCATTCCGCCGTTGCGACTGGGCTCGGTCCAGCTGGACCTTGCTTTCATGGCGCTCTTCTTTCTGGTGGTTATTGCCAGATCGATCGTCGGCAGCCTCGCATTTGCGGCGGCCTGA
- the murC gene encoding UDP-N-acetylmuramate--L-alanine ligase has product MTHAVADLGRVHMIGIGGAGMSVIAHLLHARGVPVRGSDGVESAAVARLRAAGVPVWVGHDAAHVTGGGDDDGTGPADTVVVSSAVRETNPELAAARAAGLRVLHRSEALAALMAGGRGVAVAGAAGKTTTSAMLAAVLREAGADPSYAIGSTVRTADGETPGGHLGSSDILVAEADESDGSFLNYEPVVSVVTNVEPDHLDHWGTAEAIHAAFVDFAGRLVPGGTLVACADDDGSRAVAGEIAATGGRVVTYGESGDADVRIADLVAGADGATATLHGPLLGPEPLPLRLAVPGRHNVLNATAAVAAAVLLGVPPVDAVTAARAFVGTGRRFEPRGAAGGVRVVDDYAHHPTKVAALLEAARTVAAPGRVLVLFQPHLYSRTRDFATDFARVLSLADEVVVTGVYAAREDPDPAVGPRTITALMSPVTAHAVDDMHDAAREVADLARPGDLVLTVGAGDVTTLGPRILDRLAERVAAGELAATGTTRR; this is encoded by the coding sequence GTGACCCACGCCGTCGCCGACCTCGGCCGGGTGCACATGATCGGCATCGGCGGCGCCGGCATGTCCGTCATCGCCCACCTGCTGCACGCCCGGGGCGTGCCGGTGCGGGGATCCGACGGCGTGGAGTCCGCCGCCGTCGCCCGGCTGCGCGCGGCCGGCGTCCCGGTCTGGGTGGGACACGACGCGGCACACGTCACCGGCGGCGGGGACGACGACGGCACCGGCCCGGCCGACACCGTCGTCGTCTCCAGCGCCGTGCGCGAGACCAACCCCGAGCTCGCGGCCGCCCGCGCGGCCGGGCTGCGCGTGCTGCACCGGTCGGAGGCGCTCGCGGCCCTGATGGCGGGCGGCCGTGGCGTGGCCGTGGCCGGCGCGGCCGGCAAGACCACCACGTCGGCCATGCTCGCCGCGGTGCTGCGCGAGGCCGGGGCCGACCCGTCGTACGCGATCGGCAGCACGGTCCGCACGGCCGACGGCGAGACGCCCGGCGGGCACCTGGGCTCGTCGGACATCCTGGTGGCCGAGGCCGACGAGTCCGACGGCTCGTTCCTCAACTACGAGCCCGTCGTCTCGGTCGTGACGAACGTGGAGCCGGACCACCTGGACCACTGGGGCACGGCGGAGGCCATCCACGCGGCGTTCGTCGACTTCGCCGGGCGTCTGGTGCCCGGCGGGACGCTCGTCGCGTGCGCCGACGACGACGGCTCGCGGGCCGTCGCGGGGGAGATCGCCGCGACCGGCGGCCGGGTCGTCACCTACGGCGAGTCCGGCGACGCCGACGTGCGGATCGCCGACCTGGTCGCCGGTGCGGACGGTGCCACCGCGACGCTCCACGGCCCGCTGCTCGGACCGGAGCCGCTCCCGCTGCGGCTGGCCGTGCCGGGCCGGCACAACGTGCTGAACGCCACGGCGGCGGTGGCGGCCGCCGTGCTGCTGGGCGTCCCCCCGGTCGATGCCGTCACCGCCGCCAGGGCGTTCGTCGGCACCGGCCGGCGGTTCGAGCCCCGGGGCGCCGCCGGAGGGGTGCGCGTCGTGGACGACTACGCGCACCATCCCACCAAGGTGGCGGCGCTCCTGGAGGCGGCCCGGACGGTGGCCGCGCCCGGCCGGGTGCTGGTGCTGTTCCAGCCGCACCTGTACTCGCGTACCCGGGACTTCGCCACCGACTTCGCGCGGGTTCTCTCGCTCGCGGACGAGGTCGTCGTCACCGGTGTGTACGCGGCGCGGGAGGATCCGGACCCGGCGGTCGGCCCGCGCACCATCACCGCCCTCATGTCGCCGGTCACGGCCCACGCCGTCGACGACATGCACGACGCCGCGCGCGAGGTGGCGGATCTGGCCCGCCCGGGGGACCTGGTGCTCACCGTGGGGGCGGGCGACGTCACCACGCTCGGGCCCAGGATCCTGGACCGGCTCGCCGAGCGCGTGGCGGCCGGCGAACTGGCAGCCACGGGGACCACGCGCCGATGA
- a CDS encoding cell division protein SepF has product MAGALRKTMLYLGLADEQGERDAYYDEYEDVEETVQDHRHAQVTPLHPDGAPGDVPLSTSELRRITTVHPRSYNDARMIGEAFRSGTPVIMNLTDMDDADAKRLVDFSAGLIFGLHGSIDRVTNKVFLLSPEHVEIAGEEHVPEPPVTGKGGFYNQS; this is encoded by the coding sequence ATGGCCGGAGCGCTTCGAAAGACCATGCTGTATCTGGGCCTCGCCGACGAGCAGGGCGAGCGGGACGCGTACTACGACGAGTACGAGGACGTGGAGGAGACCGTGCAGGACCACCGACACGCCCAGGTGACGCCGCTGCACCCGGACGGAGCACCGGGCGACGTCCCGTTGTCCACGTCCGAGCTGCGCCGGATCACCACCGTGCACCCGCGCTCGTACAACGACGCGCGAATGATCGGCGAGGCGTTCCGTTCGGGGACGCCCGTGATCATGAACCTCACCGACATGGACGACGCCGACGCCAAGCGCCTGGTGGACTTCTCGGCCGGCCTGATCTTCGGGCTGCACGGCTCGATCGACCGCGTGACCAACAAGGTGTTCCTGCTGTCGCCGGAGCACGTGGAGATCGCGGGCGAGGAGCACGTGCCCGAGCCGCCCGTCACGGGCAAGGGCGGGTTCTACAACCAGAGCTGA
- the pgeF gene encoding peptidoglycan editing factor PgeF: MTAATGIDAIPADLGEGVRAFFTTAAGGVSPAPWAAPSGPGLNLGLNVSDDAGRVRANRARLGAALGGIPVAFAHQVHSDRVIPLGSREHSRWHAGPPPDTAGDGDALVTAERDLGLGVLVADCVPVLLADPAARVVGVAHAGRKGTAAGVVLRALESMAERGARPDRVRAAVGPAVCGRCYEVPEELRDEVAAAVPGAFAETAWGTPALDLPAGVGAQLSAAGVAVTHVRRCTLEDEAFFSHRRATTRGTITGRQAGVVALV, translated from the coding sequence ATGACAGCGGCCACCGGCATCGACGCGATCCCCGCCGACCTCGGCGAGGGAGTACGCGCCTTCTTCACCACGGCCGCCGGGGGTGTTTCCCCGGCGCCCTGGGCGGCGCCGTCGGGCCCCGGCCTCAATCTCGGGCTCAACGTGTCCGACGACGCCGGCCGCGTCCGGGCGAACCGGGCCCGGCTCGGCGCGGCACTGGGCGGCATCCCGGTCGCGTTCGCCCATCAGGTGCACTCCGACCGGGTGATCCCCCTCGGCTCCCGGGAGCACAGCCGGTGGCACGCCGGCCCGCCACCGGACACGGCCGGGGACGGCGACGCGCTCGTGACCGCCGAGCGCGACCTGGGCCTGGGCGTGCTGGTCGCGGACTGCGTTCCCGTGCTGCTCGCCGATCCCGCGGCGCGGGTGGTGGGTGTCGCGCACGCGGGGCGCAAGGGCACCGCCGCCGGCGTGGTGCTGCGCGCGCTGGAGTCCATGGCGGAGCGCGGGGCCCGGCCGGACCGGGTGCGCGCCGCGGTGGGCCCGGCGGTGTGCGGGCGCTGCTACGAGGTACCCGAGGAGCTGCGGGACGAGGTCGCGGCAGCGGTACCCGGTGCCTTCGCCGAGACGGCCTGGGGCACGCCGGCGCTCGACCTGCCGGCGGGCGTCGGGGCCCAGTTGTCCGCGGCCGGTGTGGCCGTGACGCATGTCCGGCGCTGCACGCTCGAGGACGAGGCGTTCTTCTCCCACCGCCGCGCGACGACCCGCGGGACGATCACCGGCCGGCAGGCGGGCGTCGTCGCCCTGGTCTGA
- a CDS encoding cell division protein FtsQ/DivIB: MRPPSTPARRGQAPAEAGAPADAVSMVDRLAERDAERRAMARTRFWRRAAWATAGAAVVAALGWLALFSPVLALDPGQVTVSGEGTTIDVAEVRGEILPERGVPLPRLDTVALRERVLGLGGVKDVRIMRDWPRGLTVELTSREPVVAVPDGGRYALLDEDAVRVGTAASARNVPVVSVPLADDPRSRAALFAALDVMAALPPGLAGKVASVTADTQDDVRTRLDDGTAVVWGSGDRLELKARVVTTLRTAEPGARVIDVSSPDLPVTR; the protein is encoded by the coding sequence ATGAGACCGCCGTCGACCCCGGCGCGGCGGGGGCAGGCACCGGCGGAGGCCGGCGCGCCCGCCGACGCCGTGAGCATGGTCGACCGGCTCGCCGAGCGCGACGCGGAACGCAGGGCCATGGCGCGCACCCGCTTCTGGCGCCGCGCCGCCTGGGCGACGGCCGGCGCCGCGGTGGTGGCGGCGCTGGGCTGGCTGGCCCTCTTCTCGCCGGTGCTCGCGCTCGACCCCGGGCAGGTCACGGTCTCGGGGGAGGGCACCACGATCGACGTCGCCGAGGTCCGCGGCGAGATCCTCCCGGAGCGGGGCGTGCCGCTGCCCCGCCTCGACACGGTCGCGCTGCGCGAGCGGGTGCTGGGGCTGGGCGGTGTCAAGGACGTGCGGATCATGCGCGACTGGCCGCGCGGGCTGACGGTCGAGCTCACCTCGCGCGAGCCGGTGGTCGCCGTGCCCGACGGCGGGCGGTACGCGCTGCTCGACGAGGACGCCGTGCGGGTCGGGACCGCCGCGTCGGCGAGGAACGTGCCCGTGGTCAGCGTGCCGCTCGCGGACGACCCCCGCTCGCGGGCTGCCCTCTTCGCCGCGCTGGACGTCATGGCGGCGCTGCCGCCGGGCCTCGCGGGCAAGGTCGCGTCCGTCACGGCCGACACGCAGGACGACGTACGCACCCGGCTCGACGACGGCACGGCCGTGGTCTGGGGCAGCGGCGATCGCCTGGAGCTGAAGGCGCGCGTGGTGACCACCCTGCGCACGGCGGAGCCCGGCGCCCGCGTCATCGACGTCTCGTCCCCGGACCTCCCGGTCACGCGCTGA